The genomic interval TATGGTATCCGGTGCAGTATGAAGGGTTGGAACAGTCGCCCTATGTGTTCTATATGGGGGCTTGCCCCAATCAGCAAATTGAACCAGCCCTGGGATGGTTGTTCCGGCATTATGGTAAGCAGTTTTACTTAGTTGGCTCTGACTATGTGTTTCCTCGCACTGTGAACCGTATTGTAGAAGCCCAGTTGCATCGAGAAGGGGGTGAAATTCTGGGTGAAGATTACGTGCCAATCGGTGCGACTGACTTTACAGCAGTCATGCAACGGATAGCTGCTGCTCAACCTGATGTTATTTTTAATACCCTAAATGGGGACAGTAACCTGAGCTTTTACCAAGCCTATGCTGAATCTGGGCTGAGAGCCAAGGGCATTCCTGTGATGGCAACCAGCATTGCTGAACCAGAGCTACAGACGATGGCAGCCTATGCCGAGGGCACCTTTGCCAGTTGGAGCTATTTCCAGAGCATTGATAATCCTGAAAACCGTCGGTTTGTAGCAAACTTCCGAGCACGGTATGGTAACGATCGGGTCACTAGTGCCTCAATTGTTCGTGCCTACACCCAAATTTATCTGTGGAAGCAGGCTGTGGAAGCAGCTCAATCGGTGGCTGTTGATAGGGTACGGCAAGCAGCATATGGGCAAACGTTTCAAAGCCCTGGAGGATTGTTGCAAATTGAGCCAAATCAGCACTTACGACAATTTTGTCGGATCGGCAAGGTGCAGGCCACGGGGCAGTTTGAAATTGTGTATTGCAGTGACGTAGCCATTCCCCCCAAACCCTGGATGGGGCTGGAAGATGCTGATTTTCCCAATAGGTCGCTGGTGATGAATCTGCTAGCTCAGGTCTCCCAAGGTATTCAAGCTAACTGTGAGTTGGAGCAAAAATCCCAAGAATTGGAGCAAACTATTGCCCAACTTCGACAGGAAGCCCGTGAACGACAGCGGACTGAAAGTGAGTTGCAGGCATTATTCCAAGCAATGACTGACTTGGTAATTGTCTACGATCGCCAAGGTCGCTATCTCAAGATAGTTTCCCATGACCCATCTGAGTTGTATGACAGCAATATAAACCGCTACGGTAAAACAGTTTATGAAATACTGCCAACTCAGATCGCAGATGGTGTCATTGCTTGCATTCAACAGGTTCTAGATACCCAGACAACGATGCAGCATGAGTATTGCTTGACAATTCAAAACCAGGAACGCTGGTTCTTAGCTAATGTGTCACCGCTGTCAGTTGATACGGTAATTTGGGTAGCGCGGGATATCAGTGAGCGTAAACGAGCTGAGGAAGACGCTAGACGGCGCGAGGTAGCTCTACAACAGGCTAACGCTGAAACCAATGCCCTATTTATGGCGATGGATCAACTCATTTTTGTCTTTGATCGGGAGGGTCGCCACCTTAAAATTCCGGCGGTTAATCCACGGTTGCAATACGAACCCTTTACTAATCGCATTGGCAAGACTCTGCATGAAGTTTTTTCCCAAGAGGTTGCTGATCAGTTTTTGGGCTATATCCACCAAGCTTTAGACACAGGTGAAACTGTAACTGTTGAATATAGCCTCATCATAGACGGCCAAGAGGTCTGGTCAGATGCCAGCATTTCTCCTATCAATGAGAACACTGCCCTGTGGGTAACCAGAGATGTGACCGATCGCAAACTCGCTGATGCTGCCCTGCGCTATAGCGAAGCCCTGAATCGCAGCATGATAGAGGCAATTCCCGATCTTATTGCCCGTGTCAACGCTGATGGTGTCTATTTACACTTTAAGCCCTTTAATGGTGTAGAGAGTATTTTTCCAGATCAGGATGTTGTTGGCAAGCGAATGCACGATGTGATGCCTGCTGACATTGTGCAACAGCGAATGGATGCTATACAGCAAGTGCTGGCAACAGGTCAGGTGCAATTTCAGGAATATCGCATC from Cyanobacteriota bacterium carries:
- a CDS encoding transporter substrate-binding protein, whose amino-acid sequence is HSLTGSLAISELPLRDAALLAIAEINAAGGVLGRLLEPIVADGASDPQEFARQAQRLLTQEQVVSLFGCWTSASRKALLPVLETHNALLWYPVQYEGLEQSPYVFYMGACPNQQIEPALGWLFRHYGKQFYLVGSDYVFPRTVNRIVEAQLHREGGEILGEDYVPIGATDFTAVMQRIAAAQPDVIFNTLNGDSNLSFYQAYAESGLRAKGIPVMATSIAEPELQTMAAYAEGTFASWSYFQSIDNPENRRFVANFRARYGNDRVTSASIVRAYTQIYLWKQAVEAAQSVAVDRVRQAAYGQTFQSPGGLLQIEPNQHLRQFCRIGKVQATGQFEIVYCSDVAIPPKPWMGLEDADFPNRSLVMNLLAQVSQGIQANCELEQKSQELEQTIAQLRQEARERQRTESELQALFQAMTDLVIVYDRQGRYLKIVSHDPSELYDSNINRYGKTVYEILPTQIADGVIACIQQVLDTQTTMQHEYCLTIQNQERWFLANVSPLSVDTVIWVARDISERKRAEEDARRREVALQQANAETNALFMAMDQLIFVFDREGRHLKIPAVNPRLQYEPFTNRIGKTLHEVFSQEVADQFLGYIHQALDTGETVTVEYSLIIDGQEVWSDASISPINENTALWVTRDVTDRKLADAALRYSEALNRSMIEAIPDLIARVNADGVYLHFKPFNGVESIFPDQDVVGKRMHDVMPADIVQQRMDAIQQVLATGQVQFQEYRIVTANGDVRYQEARFSRVGDSEVLMIVRDITDRKAVEEALRLAEENYRSIVENAVDGIFQTSPAGQYLKANSALARIYGYDSVEAMLSEITDVQHQLYVNPEDRDRFVAEILAHDTVVNFESQVFRRDGSIIWIAENARAVRDAQGNLLYYEGTVTDITQRKQAEEALAKANAEILALNERLKAENLRMGAELDITRRLQQMVLPKKTELQAISNLDIAGFMEPANEVGGDYYDVLHQNGVVTFGIGDVTGHGLESGMLMLMVQTAVRTLLTSGETNPETFLRILNEIIYDNVQRMDCDRSLTLSLINYHAGTLRLSGQHEELIVIRATGDIERIDTIDLGFPIGLVPDISNFVGYTHIDLHPGDVVLLYTDGIPEAENQAGELYGIERLCQIARQHHHRSAEEIQQAIVTDVRRHIGTHRVYDDITLLVFKQK